The Chryseobacterium nakagawai genome has a segment encoding these proteins:
- a CDS encoding Zn-dependent protease, which translates to MKNNSFAYLLFLFLMFSCSEKQGNVKVQKQKPAITILIQPFRGIQSEKVKTVAEGIKKVYPNVKVLEAIDFPGNAYYKERNRYRADSTIKFLNTKTREGFVTIGLTSKDISVTKGKIKDFGVMGLGYRPGKACIASDFRVNKKNSDEQFYKIAIHELGHTQGLPHCPEKMCFMRDAEGKNPTNEETDFCKKCKTFLISKNWKFSSI; encoded by the coding sequence TTGAAAAATAATAGTTTTGCTTATTTACTGTTTTTATTTCTGATGTTTTCATGCTCGGAAAAACAAGGGAATGTAAAAGTACAGAAACAAAAACCTGCAATAACCATACTCATTCAGCCATTCAGAGGTATACAATCTGAAAAAGTGAAAACAGTAGCTGAAGGGATTAAAAAAGTATATCCTAATGTTAAAGTTCTTGAAGCTATAGATTTTCCTGGAAATGCTTATTATAAAGAAAGAAACCGCTATAGAGCGGATTCAACGATTAAGTTTTTAAACACTAAGACCAGGGAAGGCTTTGTTACCATTGGACTCACTTCAAAAGATATTAGTGTGACCAAAGGTAAAATAAAAGACTTTGGGGTGATGGGTTTAGGTTATAGACCGGGAAAAGCTTGTATAGCATCAGATTTTAGGGTAAACAAGAAAAACTCAGATGAGCAGTTTTATAAGATCGCTATTCATGAGCTTGGTCATACTCAGGGGCTGCCACATTGCCCGGAAAAAATGTGCTTTATGAGAGATGCAGAAGGTAAAAATCCTACTAATGAGGAAACGGATTTTTGTAAGAAATGCAAAACTTTTTTAATCAGTAAAAATTGGAAATTTAGTTCAATATGA
- a CDS encoding ribonuclease domain-containing protein, whose amino-acid sequence MNSKIRAVFFICLGLLFGMSVMYIYNNFIKSKDHSSPAKTEAASYGSTSTEDQYNTGNSSIQVSIEKLTEEKTVISYVKQNHRLPDYYITKNEARKQGWNPSKGNLCEAIPGKAIGGDKFGNREGRLPDGDQYFEADVNYHCGGRNADRIIYTENGDVYLTKNHYKSFERQ is encoded by the coding sequence ATGAATAGTAAAATAAGAGCGGTATTTTTTATATGCTTGGGCCTTCTTTTCGGAATGTCTGTGATGTATATCTATAATAATTTTATTAAGAGTAAGGATCATTCATCCCCAGCTAAAACTGAGGCTGCAAGCTATGGAAGTACTTCCACAGAAGATCAGTATAATACCGGGAATTCATCAATACAGGTTTCTATTGAAAAGCTGACTGAAGAAAAAACAGTGATCAGTTATGTGAAACAAAACCACAGACTTCCGGATTACTACATCACAAAAAATGAAGCCAGAAAACAGGGCTGGAATCCTTCAAAAGGAAATCTTTGTGAAGCAATTCCAGGAAAAGCTATTGGCGGAGATAAATTTGGGAACAGGGAAGGGAGATTACCTGATGGAGATCAATATTTTGAAGCCGATGTTAATTACCATTGTGGTGGAAGAAATGCAGACCGGATTATTTATACCGAAAATGGAGATGTTTACCTTACCAAAAACCATTATAAGAGTTTTGAAAGACAGTAA
- the nadE gene encoding NAD(+) synthase — protein sequence MQTQKVIDHIVGWLKDYATKARVNGYVIGVSGGVDSGVVSTLAAMTGLKTLLIEMPIRQKADQVDRAQDHMNDLKSRFPNVEIMSVDLTPAFEELYKTFDVKDDLYPNEKLAFANTRSRLRMLTLYYYGQINGLLVCGTGNKVEDFGIGFYTKYGDGGVDVSPIGDLYKTEVYALAKGLNLIKSIQEAIPTDGLWDVDRTDEQQIGATYPELEKIQKEYGSKTAEDYEGRDKEVFQIFDRMHKAAKHKMDPIPVCDIPEDWRET from the coding sequence ATGCAGACACAGAAAGTGATAGATCATATTGTTGGCTGGTTAAAGGATTATGCCACAAAAGCCAGAGTAAATGGATATGTAATTGGAGTTTCGGGAGGAGTAGATTCCGGAGTGGTTTCTACCCTGGCCGCAATGACTGGACTAAAAACATTATTGATCGAAATGCCAATCCGTCAGAAAGCTGACCAGGTAGACAGAGCACAGGATCACATGAATGACCTGAAATCCAGATTTCCCAATGTGGAAATCATGTCTGTAGATTTAACACCTGCTTTTGAAGAGCTTTATAAGACTTTTGACGTAAAAGATGATCTGTATCCGAATGAGAAACTGGCATTTGCCAATACAAGATCGCGTTTAAGGATGCTTACACTGTATTATTACGGTCAGATTAATGGACTTTTAGTATGTGGAACCGGAAATAAAGTGGAGGATTTCGGAATTGGATTTTATACGAAGTATGGAGACGGTGGAGTAGACGTTTCTCCAATTGGAGACCTTTATAAAACAGAAGTGTATGCTTTAGCAAAAGGGTTGAATCTGATTAAAAGCATTCAAGAAGCAATTCCTACGGACGGACTTTGGGATGTAGACCGTACAGATGAGCAGCAAATTGGAGCAACGTATCCGGAGCTGGAAAAAATTCAGAAAGAATACGGAAGCAAAACAGCTGAAGATTATGAAGGCAGAGATAAAGAGGTATTCCAAATCTTTGACAGAATGCATAAAGCAGCAAAACATAAGATGGATCCTATTCCGGTTTGTGATATTCCTGAAGATTGGAGAGAAACATAA
- a CDS encoding GNAT family N-acetyltransferase: protein MITVRQEEAKDYEEVFKLTEEAFREMEHSDHQEHFLVEKLRKSKAFIPELSLVAEDENGVIAGHILFTKLMIENGSEIFESLALAPVSVKPEFQNQGIGGQLIREGHLRAQKLGYQSVILIGHEEYYPRFGYKKTSNFGISFPFEIPEENGMAIELVKDGLKNIKGKVKYPKEFGID, encoded by the coding sequence ATGATAACAGTAAGACAAGAAGAGGCAAAAGATTATGAGGAGGTTTTTAAATTGACAGAAGAAGCCTTTAGGGAAATGGAGCATAGTGATCATCAGGAACATTTTCTTGTTGAAAAGTTAAGGAAATCTAAGGCATTCATTCCTGAATTGTCATTAGTTGCGGAAGATGAGAATGGAGTGATTGCCGGACATATTTTGTTTACAAAACTTATGATTGAAAATGGTTCAGAAATTTTTGAATCGTTAGCTTTGGCCCCTGTTTCTGTAAAACCTGAGTTTCAAAATCAAGGAATTGGCGGACAATTAATTCGTGAAGGTCATCTTAGAGCTCAAAAGTTAGGATACCAATCGGTGATTTTAATTGGACATGAAGAGTATTATCCAAGATTTGGTTACAAAAAAACAAGTAATTTTGGGATCTCATTTCCGTTTGAAATTCCGGAAGAAAACGGAATGGCCATTGAATTGGTAAAAGATGGATTAAAAAATATAAAAGGGAAGGTAAAATATCCCAAAGAATTTGGAATAGATTAA
- a CDS encoding GNAT family N-acetyltransferase, with protein sequence MKIETQRLILREFEDADFEQVFLMDSDPEVMKYLGKPVINVDESKEAIKMIQKQYEENGVGRLAVIEKESDLMIGWSGLKLLKQPINGHVNTLDLGYRFIPEFWGKGYAIEAARASLNYGFNELDADAIYAYADSGNTGSNYILKKLGFKNTEEFEDSGVKCLWYELKREKYFQ encoded by the coding sequence ATGAAAATTGAAACCCAAAGATTGATTTTAAGAGAATTTGAAGATGCTGATTTTGAGCAGGTGTTCCTTATGGATTCTGACCCTGAAGTGATGAAATATCTCGGAAAACCAGTGATAAATGTTGATGAATCAAAAGAAGCAATCAAAATGATTCAGAAACAATATGAAGAAAATGGAGTTGGCAGACTTGCGGTAATTGAAAAAGAAAGTGATTTGATGATTGGATGGAGCGGCTTGAAATTATTGAAACAACCTATCAACGGACATGTGAATACATTGGATTTGGGCTATCGTTTTATTCCTGAATTCTGGGGCAAAGGTTATGCCATAGAAGCAGCACGAGCATCTCTGAACTATGGTTTTAATGAGTTAGATGCAGACGCTATTTATGCCTACGCAGATTCTGGAAATACAGGATCAAATTATATATTAAAAAAGCTGGGCTTCAAGAATACAGAAGAATTTGAAGACTCAGGAGTTAAATGCCTTTGGTATGAATTGAAACGTGAAAAATATTTTCAATAG
- a CDS encoding leucine-rich repeat domain-containing protein has translation MMKFKIFTAFIGIFGFAFLQGQKLEFKDKNLEKAVIENFDLNKDGMISNFEAEAVNNLFLVQKGITSTDDLHFFKNVKMIMLDENAISTIVLKDMDKLNLFSCTGCKVKSFKAENLGNITSLYMDNNLLETISLKATPKIDQLTLSLNQLKTIDLSQLKNLRRLNVEHNKISKIDISGNPGLQTLNVGGNKMKEADIKKGLKTDVTIFGTDEQN, from the coding sequence ATGATGAAATTTAAAATATTTACAGCATTCATCGGTATTTTCGGATTTGCTTTTTTACAGGGACAGAAGCTTGAGTTTAAAGATAAAAATCTGGAAAAGGCAGTCATTGAAAATTTTGATCTGAATAAAGATGGAATGATAAGTAACTTTGAAGCAGAAGCCGTTAATAACCTGTTTCTGGTCCAAAAAGGGATTACTTCTACAGATGATCTGCATTTCTTTAAAAATGTAAAAATGATTATGCTGGATGAAAATGCTATTTCTACGATCGTTCTGAAGGATATGGATAAACTGAATCTTTTTTCATGTACAGGATGTAAGGTGAAATCATTTAAAGCTGAAAACCTGGGAAATATTACGTCTTTATATATGGATAATAACCTTTTGGAAACTATTTCCCTGAAGGCAACACCAAAAATTGACCAATTAACATTATCTTTAAATCAGTTAAAAACAATTGATTTGTCTCAGCTTAAAAATTTAAGAAGACTGAATGTGGAACATAACAAGATTTCTAAAATTGATATTTCCGGAAATCCTGGTTTGCAGACTTTAAACGTAGGTGGAAATAAAATGAAAGAAGCAGATATAAAGAAAGGCTTAAAGACAGATGTTACCATTTTCGGAACCGATGAACAAAACTAA
- the gldB gene encoding gliding motility lipoprotein GldB produces the protein MKIFRYIALSSILVAGLNSCKKEPENQWKIEVKDTTEKIEMTDISKAFYNPNVALDQFKAQFPWFQGTVSDADFSKRRADSEEIKIYKEAIGKIDQAKLQKELQNLFSHIKHYFPQFKSPKVYLFSSALQMVQDPIFYDEKGNLLFIDITGFMGDGNAHYKGLEVYFQKSMNPQNIVPKVSQLFAENIVTESPDHQKFIDQVILNGKVMILQDAFLPDFPDYLKMNYTKKQYEWATYNEANIWNYFVESNLLFGDDPRLGERFIAPGPFSKFYTEIDNESSPQIGIFTGWQICKAYLKEKPETKLTDFLKMDATQIFNESGYKPRVTK, from the coding sequence ATGAAGATTTTCAGATACATTGCCCTTTCTTCTATTTTAGTTGCGGGATTGAATTCCTGTAAAAAAGAACCTGAAAACCAATGGAAAATAGAGGTAAAAGATACCACCGAAAAAATTGAAATGACGGACATTTCCAAAGCGTTTTATAATCCTAATGTTGCATTAGACCAGTTTAAAGCTCAGTTTCCGTGGTTTCAGGGAACCGTTTCTGATGCTGACTTCTCTAAAAGAAGAGCTGATTCAGAAGAAATTAAGATCTATAAGGAAGCCATTGGAAAAATAGACCAAGCGAAATTACAGAAAGAGCTTCAAAATTTATTTTCACATATCAAACATTACTTTCCACAATTTAAAAGCCCAAAAGTATATCTGTTTTCATCGGCCTTACAAATGGTTCAGGACCCTATCTTTTATGATGAAAAAGGAAATCTTCTATTCATAGATATTACCGGTTTTATGGGTGATGGCAATGCTCATTACAAAGGACTGGAGGTTTACTTTCAGAAATCGATGAACCCACAGAATATTGTTCCTAAGGTTTCTCAGCTTTTTGCTGAAAATATTGTAACAGAGTCTCCGGACCATCAAAAATTCATAGATCAGGTCATTCTTAATGGAAAAGTGATGATTCTACAGGATGCTTTTCTTCCTGATTTTCCAGATTATCTGAAAATGAATTATACAAAGAAACAATATGAATGGGCTACATACAATGAAGCCAATATCTGGAATTATTTTGTAGAAAGTAACCTTTTATTTGGAGATGATCCAAGGTTGGGAGAGCGCTTTATTGCTCCGGGACCATTCTCAAAGTTCTATACTGAAATAGATAACGAATCTTCCCCACAAATCGGGATTTTTACAGGATGGCAGATCTGTAAAGCTTATCTTAAAGAGAAACCTGAAACAAAGCTAACAGACTTCCTGAAAATGGATGCTACGCAAATTTTTAACGAATCCGGTTATAAGCCTCGTGTAACAAAGTAA
- a CDS encoding ABC transporter ATP-binding protein, translated as MENLISIRNLNYGFTPHQLILKNIDLSVPKGSIFGFLGANGAGKSTTMKMLIGSIPDDNHTIRIFDKDLSDLYPEGFQKIGSLIDTAAFYDHLSGWDNLIIISRLRDLPESECERVLNLVGLWESRKMKMKKYSLGMKQRLSIAMTLLGKPDLLILDEPVNGLDPNGMLEIRELLMKLNKEEGVTIFISSHLLQEIEKMITHLAIISHGEIRFTGSIQDLNELYRYNHIRIGINNASQFIHEIPEQYSPKIINENTVEITAESKEHIVTLIKNLVLNHAEIFEIRNNAGLEDWFMEITKN; from the coding sequence ATGGAAAATTTAATTAGTATTCGAAATCTAAATTATGGATTTACTCCCCATCAGCTGATTCTGAAAAACATTGATCTTTCGGTCCCCAAAGGAAGTATTTTTGGATTCCTGGGAGCCAATGGTGCCGGAAAATCTACAACGATGAAAATGTTGATCGGCAGTATTCCTGACGACAACCATACCATCCGGATTTTTGACAAGGATTTATCTGATCTCTATCCGGAAGGATTCCAAAAAATTGGGAGCCTGATAGATACAGCTGCATTTTATGACCATCTTTCCGGATGGGATAACCTCATTATCATTTCCAGGCTTCGAGACTTACCTGAATCAGAATGTGAAAGGGTTTTGAATCTCGTAGGCCTTTGGGAAAGCAGAAAAATGAAAATGAAAAAGTATTCTCTGGGAATGAAACAAAGACTTTCTATTGCCATGACTTTACTTGGAAAACCGGATTTGCTGATTCTGGATGAACCTGTAAACGGTCTTGATCCGAATGGAATGCTGGAGATACGGGAACTCTTGATGAAACTCAACAAAGAGGAAGGGGTTACTATTTTCATTTCCAGTCATCTACTTCAGGAAATAGAAAAAATGATTACCCATCTTGCCATTATTTCCCATGGTGAAATACGCTTTACAGGAAGCATACAGGATCTTAATGAACTCTACCGATACAATCATATCAGAATAGGAATCAACAATGCCTCCCAGTTTATCCATGAAATTCCGGAGCAATATTCTCCTAAAATCATCAATGAGAATACTGTAGAAATCACTGCAGAATCTAAAGAACATATTGTTACCCTTATCAAAAACCTGGTTTTGAATCATGCAGAGATCTTTGAGATCAGAAATAATGCAGGTCTTGAAGACTGGTTTATGGAAATAACAAAAAACTAA
- a CDS encoding thioredoxin-like domain-containing protein — translation MKKLITAIGTEWLKTKGLGLTYIALILGALIPLLGFVPEFFKKNIIIDEMLNYSVFEKAIGGEAIKYFTFFVLLLFVIIASNRIAQTDHKNNGWQLMETQPLSRLQLYFSKYIILIFLCTLCIASYFGFNIILALIDYYVHPDPAKLLTFDAAWMIKTFIRIWVTILGIAALQLCISVAFQGFIWSFLIGSLGVASNITSLVQKQAFFFNPYSSLYTFWNAPEIKGLNSFISHSEYMSLFWMIIFLSLGYFWYSKKGFKNAFLKNRKQIFISVVALIIGSGLLYIFQKPKPYQSDGTGVSIKGKLETDIKIDSVRIYSKDFHKKIGAAAVKNNIFSWTTAHPIPLDEYILEIGNKKINFIMSSGDWFDFDIQLNNTKRIYFLRSNRKADQVYNNNESSFGYEFESALEKQNYINDPTKFYDLAESDWKENKRILNVFADPENNALSEDYKRYRRELMSIEYLNEINNYRKMTSLTDSKFAPPASFIKELNENIQKPSPLLSKNDNYLQYKLDQLLSDKDQISNPDSILFVKINQMPKGISKDQLLSKHLAKTIELQTDSLTRNKVFDAEINKVGNTDYKQELYAKLDRINRSQKGAVFPDLTLLTDKGITQKLSKYKGKYVVIDFWATWCGPCKQIKPVFETRSHQYRYYDNIQFISISLDENQSKWTNYLKTKTSNLPQFWLLNAEQFMNKYKIQSIPRFIIIDPEGKIFNFNSPFPDEDNFVEILDKLKKY, via the coding sequence ATGAAAAAATTAATAACAGCCATCGGTACAGAATGGCTAAAAACAAAAGGGTTAGGACTCACTTATATTGCTCTTATCTTGGGAGCATTGATCCCTCTGCTGGGTTTTGTTCCTGAATTTTTCAAAAAGAACATCATAATAGATGAAATGTTGAACTATTCTGTATTTGAAAAAGCCATAGGAGGTGAAGCTATTAAATATTTCACATTTTTCGTATTACTTTTATTTGTGATTATCGCTTCCAACAGGATTGCCCAGACTGATCATAAAAACAATGGGTGGCAACTGATGGAAACGCAGCCTTTAAGCAGGCTTCAGTTGTATTTTTCAAAGTACATTATTCTGATATTTCTTTGTACCCTATGTATTGCTTCTTATTTTGGATTTAATATTATTTTAGCTTTAATAGATTATTATGTACATCCTGATCCAGCGAAACTGCTTACTTTCGATGCAGCCTGGATGATAAAAACCTTTATCAGGATCTGGGTGACTATTTTAGGAATTGCAGCGCTTCAGCTTTGTATTTCTGTAGCATTTCAAGGCTTCATCTGGTCATTTCTTATCGGTTCATTGGGAGTGGCTTCCAATATTACTTCTCTTGTACAGAAGCAGGCTTTTTTCTTCAATCCTTATAGTTCTCTATACACTTTTTGGAACGCTCCGGAAATAAAAGGTCTGAACAGTTTCATTTCTCACTCTGAGTATATGAGCCTTTTCTGGATGATTATTTTTCTTAGTCTGGGCTATTTTTGGTACAGTAAAAAAGGATTTAAAAATGCTTTTCTTAAAAACAGAAAACAGATTTTTATTTCTGTCGTGGCGTTAATCATTGGTTCAGGATTGCTTTACATTTTCCAGAAACCAAAGCCTTATCAGAGTGATGGAACCGGAGTTTCTATTAAAGGAAAACTGGAAACTGATATTAAAATAGACTCTGTGAGAATTTATTCTAAAGATTTTCACAAAAAAATAGGAGCTGCAGCTGTCAAAAACAATATATTCAGTTGGACGACCGCCCATCCTATTCCATTGGATGAATATATCCTTGAAATCGGGAATAAAAAAATAAACTTCATTATGTCAAGTGGTGATTGGTTTGATTTTGATATCCAATTAAATAATACAAAACGGATCTATTTTTTACGATCTAACAGAAAAGCAGATCAGGTATACAACAACAATGAAAGTTCTTTTGGATACGAGTTTGAATCTGCATTGGAAAAACAGAATTACATCAATGATCCTACAAAATTCTATGACTTAGCCGAATCTGACTGGAAAGAAAATAAAAGAATCCTGAATGTATTTGCTGATCCCGAAAACAACGCGCTTTCTGAAGACTACAAAAGATACAGAAGAGAACTTATGTCTATTGAATATCTCAACGAGATCAATAATTATAGAAAAATGACTTCATTGACTGATTCAAAATTTGCTCCTCCTGCATCTTTCATTAAGGAATTAAATGAAAACATTCAAAAACCAAGCCCTCTGTTAAGCAAAAATGATAATTACCTTCAATATAAACTGGATCAGTTATTATCTGATAAAGATCAGATCTCCAACCCTGACAGTATCCTTTTTGTAAAGATCAACCAAATGCCTAAAGGAATTTCAAAAGACCAGCTACTATCCAAACATTTAGCTAAGACTATAGAATTACAAACAGATAGCCTTACAAGAAATAAGGTTTTTGATGCTGAAATCAACAAGGTAGGCAATACAGATTACAAGCAAGAGCTTTATGCAAAACTTGACCGGATTAACAGGTCTCAGAAGGGAGCTGTATTTCCCGACCTTACTCTTCTTACTGATAAAGGTATCACTCAAAAACTTTCTAAATATAAAGGTAAATATGTGGTCATTGATTTCTGGGCAACCTGGTGCGGACCATGTAAACAGATCAAACCTGTGTTTGAAACGAGAAGCCATCAATACAGATATTATGATAATATTCAGTTTATTTCTATCAGCCTCGATGAAAATCAATCAAAATGGACCAATTATTTAAAAACAAAAACATCCAATCTTCCGCAGTTTTGGCTGCTAAATGCAGAGCAATTTATGAATAAATACAAAATACAGTCTATTCCCAGGTTTATTATCATAGATCCGGAAGGTAAAATTTTTAACTTTAATTCTCCATTTCCTGATGAAGATAATTTCGTAGAAATTTTGGATAAGCTTAAGAAGTATTAA
- the gldC gene encoding gliding motility protein GldC: MRKTQITIDVELDENHIPENITWNAQDGGVEKEETKATMISVWDDKAMEALRIDLWTKEMPVDQMKMFIHQILVSLGSTYQRATGEEDVAQWMEEIAEEFAVKSAIK, translated from the coding sequence ATGAGAAAAACTCAGATTACGATAGATGTAGAGCTTGATGAAAACCACATCCCTGAAAATATTACATGGAATGCTCAGGACGGAGGTGTTGAAAAGGAGGAAACAAAAGCTACCATGATCTCTGTGTGGGATGATAAGGCAATGGAAGCGCTAAGAATTGACCTTTGGACAAAAGAAATGCCGGTAGATCAAATGAAGATGTTTATCCACCAGATTTTAGTTTCTTTAGGAAGTACTTATCAGAGAGCAACTGGTGAAGAGGATGTAGCACAGTGGATGGAAGAAATTGCAGAAGAGTTTGCAGTGAAATCTGCTATAAAGTAA
- a CDS encoding cystathionine gamma-synthase translates to MNFNTKVIHGGQHHESATGSVNVPVFLTSTFAQKSPGVHSGYEYSRAANPTRQALEDSLASIENGARGLAFGSGLAAIDCVLKLLNPGDEVIAVDDLYGGTYRMFTRLFEKYQLKFTFVNFDDVSKIADVITDKTKLIWVETPTNPLMKLVDIKAVVDIAKGKDILVAVDNTFATPYIQRPIDLGADIVMHSATKYLGGHSDVIAGALIAKDAELGEKLHFIQFASGGILGPHDSYLVLRGIKTLALRMQRHSDNGLAVAKYLETHPAVDKVIYPGLESHPQYELAKSQMKESGGMVSFTFKSGKKEDAIKFLEKVRVFTLAESLGGVESLANHPALMTHASIPAEKRAELGITDDLVRLSVGIEDAEDLIADLERAFS, encoded by the coding sequence ATGAATTTTAATACCAAAGTAATTCACGGAGGGCAGCATCATGAGTCTGCAACGGGATCTGTAAACGTTCCTGTATTTTTAACCTCTACGTTTGCACAGAAAAGCCCTGGAGTACATTCAGGATACGAATATTCAAGAGCTGCTAACCCAACAAGACAGGCGTTAGAAGATTCTTTAGCCAGTATTGAAAATGGAGCGAGAGGTTTGGCTTTCGGTTCTGGTCTTGCTGCTATCGACTGCGTTTTGAAGTTATTAAATCCTGGTGATGAGGTAATCGCAGTAGATGATCTTTATGGAGGAACTTACAGAATGTTTACCAGACTTTTTGAAAAATATCAGCTGAAGTTCACGTTTGTGAATTTTGATGATGTTTCTAAAATTGCAGATGTAATTACAGATAAAACCAAACTAATCTGGGTAGAAACTCCAACGAACCCATTGATGAAACTGGTAGATATCAAAGCTGTAGTAGACATTGCTAAAGGAAAAGATATCTTAGTTGCCGTAGACAATACTTTTGCAACGCCTTATATTCAAAGACCCATTGATCTGGGAGCTGATATCGTAATGCACTCTGCCACCAAATATTTAGGGGGACACTCTGACGTCATTGCAGGTGCTCTTATTGCTAAAGATGCAGAATTGGGTGAAAAACTTCACTTTATTCAATTTGCAAGTGGTGGTATTTTAGGTCCTCACGATTCTTATCTTGTATTAAGAGGAATCAAAACACTAGCATTAAGAATGCAAAGACATTCTGACAACGGTCTTGCGGTAGCGAAATACCTTGAAACTCATCCTGCAGTGGATAAAGTAATTTATCCGGGATTAGAATCTCACCCTCAATATGAGCTGGCAAAATCTCAAATGAAGGAATCTGGAGGTATGGTTTCATTCACTTTCAAATCTGGAAAGAAAGAAGATGCCATCAAGTTCCTGGAAAAAGTAAGGGTATTTACCTTAGCTGAATCTTTAGGAGGTGTGGAATCTTTAGCAAACCATCCTGCTTTAATGACTCACGCTTCTATCCCGGCAGAAAAACGTGCTGAATTAGGAATCACAGATGACCTTGTGCGTTTAAGCGTTGGAATTGAAGATGCTGAAGACCTTATTGCAGATCTGGAAAGAGCATTTTCGTAA
- a CDS encoding GNAT family N-acetyltransferase, translated as MKNTRKAIVADLPQLAELFDQYRIFYHKSSDIPAALDFLRERIENKDSEIFVAEENEILTGFVQLYPIFSSTRMQRYWLLNDLYVNANHRGKGYSKELIEKAKELCKASNACGILLETGKSNDVGNQLYPACGFELYDSVNFYEWINK; from the coding sequence ATGAAAAACACAAGAAAAGCAATCGTTGCAGATTTACCTCAACTGGCTGAATTGTTTGATCAATACAGAATATTCTATCACAAATCCTCGGATATCCCTGCAGCTTTAGACTTTCTCCGGGAAAGAATTGAAAATAAAGACTCTGAAATTTTTGTTGCAGAAGAAAATGAGATCCTAACCGGCTTTGTACAATTATACCCAATATTTTCTTCCACAAGAATGCAGCGTTATTGGTTGCTGAATGATCTGTACGTCAATGCTAACCATAGAGGAAAAGGCTACTCTAAAGAGCTTATTGAAAAAGCAAAAGAGCTATGCAAAGCTTCAAACGCCTGTGGAATCCTACTTGAAACAGGAAAAAGTAATGATGTAGGTAATCAATTGTATCCTGCCTGCGGTTTTGAGTTGTATGACTCCGTCAATTTCTACGAGTGGATAAATAAATAA
- a CDS encoding DinB family protein: MTDFQKYIQRYLDQIPSENWLAELKISEDKTVGIYSNLTEEQSKFAYAEGKWTLKALLLHLSDTERVFQYRILAFARGDKNNLPGFDENEYADQSFASERSLESLVEEYKLVRKSTQILLETMNPAALQYTGIANGNEISVETIGKLIIGHNYHHLNIIEERYLSKLGWM; the protein is encoded by the coding sequence ATGACAGATTTTCAAAAATACATTCAAAGATACTTAGACCAGATTCCATCAGAGAATTGGTTAGCTGAATTAAAAATATCAGAAGACAAAACAGTAGGAATTTATTCTAATCTTACTGAAGAACAATCAAAATTCGCCTACGCTGAAGGTAAATGGACATTGAAAGCATTACTCCTTCACTTATCCGATACTGAAAGAGTTTTTCAATACAGAATACTAGCTTTTGCCAGAGGTGATAAAAACAATCTTCCCGGATTTGATGAAAATGAATACGCAGATCAGTCTTTCGCCAGTGAAAGATCATTAGAATCTTTAGTGGAAGAATATAAACTGGTAAGGAAATCTACTCAGATTCTATTAGAGACAATGAATCCAGCAGCTTTACAATATACAGGTATTGCCAATGGTAACGAAATCTCAGTGGAGACCATAGGGAAACTGATTATTGGACATAATTATCACCACCTGAATATTATTGAGGAGAGATATTTATCTAAATTGGGATGGATGTGA